From a single Pseudomonas cremoricolorata genomic region:
- a CDS encoding response regulator produces MDIKFTNRLSYKQARLTVLVGFVLGTLLSLVQIGVDYASEDAAINRELQTLLQISHDTASRIAYNIDAELGEELTGGLLRAPAIIRARLVDNNGTVLADSQRTPMQSGYRPLSDFLFGEQRQFQDRLFLAQMPDDYLGTLYLDVDTYAFTSRFLERAGLTLLSGFARTLVLTGILLTLFYLMLTKPLVTVISALSSGRQNRVDCPPGHERDEIGVLVKVANQQFVSMATEIQQRRHAENRLTQYLNELEDVISARTEALKASNDRLSQSNHELQIARAQALDMAQARSAFLANMSHEIRTPLNGLLGMIALTLDTPLATEQRQQLSIAHDSGKVLVALLNDILDLSKFDAGQLQLERIAFDLGGLVEDTASLLSQNAAASVELTCLIAPDLPALVLGDPTRVRQIVSNLLSNALKFTRFGRVDVSVVPIVGGVRVVVRDTGIGIAEDAQARIFQPFTQAGAGITRQYGGTGLGLALTRNLCTAMQGQLRVRSQVGFGSQFSTDLPLLAHGPAPAMPALRGRVDAISRAGSGLSELLQTLLPAWGLAYQRHDSVEQLDVSTLHVLITDDLPTVETLRPLCSAVIVLVTAYGRFVSIEQSTALAPLQQLARPLSRHKLHETLQRVLQGAGREPGSVPPREALPLHHGRILLVEDNPVNQLVARGMLSKLGYPVEVAANGLEALELLQREAFDLVLMDCNMPVMDGYQAARTIRQRGNWPGLPIIALTANAMPEERERCRAAGMDDYLAKPFRREQLLALLERWLPISD; encoded by the coding sequence ATGGATATCAAGTTCACCAACCGCCTCTCCTACAAACAGGCCCGGCTCACCGTGCTGGTGGGCTTCGTGCTGGGCACCCTGCTCAGCCTGGTGCAGATCGGCGTCGATTATGCCAGCGAAGACGCGGCCATCAACCGTGAACTGCAAACACTGCTGCAAATCAGCCACGACACCGCTTCGCGCATCGCCTACAACATCGACGCCGAGCTGGGCGAGGAACTGACCGGCGGGCTGCTGCGCGCGCCGGCGATCATCCGCGCGCGGCTGGTCGATAACAATGGCACGGTGCTCGCCGACAGCCAACGCACGCCCATGCAGAGTGGTTACCGGCCGCTGTCGGACTTTCTGTTCGGTGAGCAGCGCCAGTTCCAGGATCGCCTGTTCCTCGCGCAGATGCCCGATGACTACCTGGGCACGTTGTACCTGGACGTCGACACCTATGCCTTCACCAGCCGCTTTCTGGAGCGTGCCGGGCTTACTCTGCTCAGTGGCTTCGCCCGTACCCTGGTGCTCACCGGCATTCTGCTGACGCTGTTCTACCTGATGCTGACCAAACCGCTGGTGACCGTCATCAGCGCCCTGAGCAGCGGCCGGCAAAACCGCGTGGACTGCCCGCCCGGCCATGAGCGCGACGAAATCGGCGTACTGGTGAAGGTGGCCAACCAGCAATTCGTCAGCATGGCCACCGAAATCCAACAGCGTCGCCACGCCGAAAACCGCCTGACCCAATACCTCAATGAACTGGAAGATGTGATCTCGGCGCGCACCGAGGCGCTCAAGGCCAGCAACGATCGTCTCAGTCAGTCCAACCACGAGCTGCAGATCGCTCGCGCCCAGGCCTTGGACATGGCCCAGGCACGCTCGGCGTTCCTGGCCAACATGAGCCACGAGATCCGCACGCCGCTCAATGGCCTGCTGGGCATGATCGCCCTGACCCTGGACACGCCCCTGGCCACCGAGCAGCGCCAGCAGCTGTCGATTGCCCATGATTCGGGCAAGGTGCTGGTGGCGCTGCTCAACGATATTCTCGATCTGTCCAAGTTCGATGCCGGGCAATTGCAACTGGAACGGATCGCTTTCGACCTCGGTGGCCTGGTGGAGGACACCGCCAGCTTGCTGTCGCAGAATGCCGCGGCGAGTGTCGAGCTGACCTGCCTGATCGCCCCTGACCTGCCAGCGCTGGTGCTGGGTGATCCGACCCGGGTGCGGCAGATCGTCAGCAATCTGCTGTCCAATGCGCTCAAGTTCACCCGCTTTGGCCGAGTCGATGTGAGTGTCGTGCCCATCGTCGGTGGCGTGCGCGTGGTGGTGCGCGACACCGGTATCGGGATCGCCGAGGACGCCCAGGCGCGAATCTTCCAGCCTTTCACCCAGGCCGGGGCCGGCATCACCCGGCAATATGGCGGTACCGGCCTGGGCTTGGCGCTGACGCGCAACCTGTGCACCGCCATGCAAGGGCAATTGCGCGTACGTTCTCAGGTGGGCTTCGGCAGCCAGTTCAGCACCGACCTGCCGCTGCTGGCGCACGGGCCCGCGCCGGCGATGCCCGCACTGCGGGGGCGGGTCGATGCCATCAGCCGGGCCGGCAGCGGCCTGAGCGAGTTGTTGCAGACACTGCTGCCGGCCTGGGGCCTGGCCTATCAACGACACGACAGCGTCGAGCAGCTCGATGTCAGCACGCTGCATGTGCTGATCACCGACGACCTGCCCACCGTCGAGACGCTGCGCCCGCTGTGCTCGGCGGTCATCGTGCTGGTAACGGCGTACGGCCGCTTCGTATCCATCGAGCAGTCCACCGCCCTGGCGCCGCTGCAGCAGTTGGCGCGTCCGCTGTCCAGGCACAAGCTGCATGAAACCCTGCAGCGTGTCTTGCAGGGCGCCGGTCGCGAGCCTGGGTCAGTACCGCCCCGCGAAGCGTTGCCCTTGCACCACGGGCGAATCCTGCTGGTGGAGGACAACCCGGTCAACCAACTGGTGGCACGCGGTATGTTGAGCAAGCTCGGCTACCCCGTGGAAGTGGCCGCCAATGGCCTGGAAGCACTGGAGCTGTTGCAACGAGAGGCCTTCGACCTGGTGCTGATGGACTGCAACATGCCAGTGATGGATGGCTACCAGGCGGCGCGAACCATCCGTCAGCGCGGCAACTGGCCTGGCTTGCCGATCATTGCCCTGACCGCCAACGCCATGCCCGAAGAGCGCGAGCGCTGCCGCGCCGCAGGCATGGACGATTACCTGGCCAAGCCGTTTCGCCGCGAGCAGTTGCTGGCGCTACTGGAACGCTGGTTGCCAATCAGCGATTGA
- a CDS encoding glutathione peroxidase, translating to MTDPLLEISCLTLGGEHKRLADFAGKALLVVNTASQCGFTPQYKGLEQLWQQYRGQGLVVLGFPCNQFGKQEPGDTLEIAQFCERNFGVSFPLFRKVEVNGELTHALFRELKKRAPGLLGSERIKWNFTKFLVDPQSGQITRYAPATKPQALQADIERLLNR from the coding sequence ATGACTGACCCGCTGCTGGAGATTTCTTGCCTGACCCTGGGCGGCGAGCACAAGCGCCTGGCGGATTTTGCCGGCAAGGCGTTGCTGGTGGTGAACACCGCGAGCCAGTGCGGCTTTACCCCGCAGTACAAGGGCCTGGAGCAACTGTGGCAGCAGTACCGTGGCCAAGGTCTGGTGGTGCTTGGCTTCCCGTGCAATCAGTTCGGCAAGCAGGAGCCGGGCGATACGCTTGAAATCGCGCAGTTCTGCGAGCGCAATTTCGGCGTCAGTTTCCCGCTGTTTCGCAAAGTCGAGGTCAACGGTGAGCTGACCCACGCGTTGTTCCGCGAGCTGAAAAAACGCGCGCCGGGCCTGCTGGGCAGCGAGCGCATCAAGTGGAACTTCACCAAGTTCCTGGTCGATCCGCAGAGCGGTCAGATCACCCGCTACGCCCCGGCGACCAAGCCGCAGGCACTGCAAGCGGACATCGAAAGGTTGCTCAATCGCTGA
- the msrB gene encoding peptide-methionine (R)-S-oxide reductase MsrB, whose protein sequence is MEKFEKSLEQWREMLDPAQYQVCRLKGTERPFTGKYNGETRPGVYRCICCDLPLFDAATKFDAGCGWPSFSAPIDDAAMIEIRDTSHGMIRTEVTCARCDAHLGHVFPDGPAPTGLRYCINSVCLNFEPAQARHD, encoded by the coding sequence ATGGAAAAGTTTGAAAAATCCCTGGAACAGTGGCGTGAGATGCTCGATCCGGCGCAGTACCAGGTGTGTCGACTCAAGGGCACCGAACGGCCCTTCACCGGCAAGTACAACGGTGAAACCCGCCCCGGTGTCTATCGCTGCATCTGCTGCGACCTGCCGCTGTTCGACGCTGCCACCAAGTTCGACGCCGGCTGTGGCTGGCCGAGCTTCAGCGCGCCGATCGATGACGCAGCGATGATCGAAATCCGCGACACCTCCCACGGCATGATCCGTACCGAGGTCACCTGCGCCCGCTGCGATGCGCACTTGGGGCATGTCTTCCCGGATGGCCCGGCGCCCACCGGATTGCGCTACTGCATCAACTCGGTGTGCCTGAACTTCGAGCCTGCGCAGGCCCGCCATGACTGA